A genomic stretch from Tenrec ecaudatus isolate mTenEca1 chromosome X, mTenEca1.hap1, whole genome shotgun sequence includes:
- the LOC142433785 gene encoding melanoma-associated antigen 10-like, whose translation MPGVYPPKRKRYTLEQSPQHEVEAHVAAAPSSHENSAAAGLPVPGTPSVSQGSEQTNTTSSVLVTFGEESTEEEGDSSSADEANDECLFRAAIIDKVFHMVEFLLTKYKAKEPILKIDMLAIVEGYEAHFPMIFQRACECTELVFGISVKEGDHLENSYVFCSALGLTCEGILKNDHGMPKGGLLIVVLSTIFREGNCATEERLWEVLSRIEVYPGIEHVIYGEPRKFLTQELVQAKYLEYRQVPNHHPARYEFLWGPRAHEETSKMKFVEFWARLNGTIPSAFPAYYEEALKEEEERAKAMASSSASA comes from the coding sequence ATGCCAGGTGTTTATCCTCCAAAGCGTAAGCGCTACACTCTTGAGCAAAGCCCTCAGCATGAAGTGGAAGCACACGTTGCAGCTGCCCCCTCTTCTCATGAGAACTCAGCAGCTGCAGGGCTGCCTGTTCCTGGGACACCAAGTGTGTCCCAAGGTTCTGAGCAAACCAACACCACTTCCAGTGTGTTGGTCACATTCGGTGAAGAATCCACCGAGGAAGAGGGGGATTCAAGTTCTGCTGACGAGGCAAATGATGAGTGCTTGTTCAGGGCTGCAATAATAGACAAGGTGTTTCATATGGTGGAGTTCCTGCTCACCAAGTACAAAGCAAAGGAGCCCATCTTAAAGATAGATATGCTGGCGATTGTCGAAGGATATGAGGCCCACTTCCCTATGATATTCCAGAGGGCCTGTGAATGCACAGAGCTTGTCTTTGGCATCAGTGTGAAGGAAGGGGATCATCTAGAAAATTCCTATGTCTTCTGCAGTGCTCTCGGCCTCACCTGCGAGGGGATCCTCAAGAACGACCATGGCATGCCCAAGGGTGGGCTCCTGATAGTTGTCCTGAGCACAATCTTCAGAGAGGGCAACTGTGCCACTGAGGAGAGGCTCTGGGAAGTGCTGAGTAGAATAGAGGTGTATCCTGGGATTGAGCATGTTATCTATGGGGAGCCCCGGAAGTTCCTCACCCAAGAGTTAGTGCAGGCAAAGTACCTGGAATATCGCCAGGTCCCCAACCATCATCCTGCTCGTTATGAATTCCTGTGGGGTCCAAGAGCCCACGAGgaaacaagcaagatgaaattcgtaGAGTTCTGGGCTCGGCTTAATGGTactattccaagtgccttcccaGCCTATTATGAGGAAGCattgaaggaagaggaagaacgAGCCAAGGCCATGGCCAGTTCAAGTGCTAGTGCCTGA